From the Thunnus albacares chromosome 24, fThuAlb1.1, whole genome shotgun sequence genome, one window contains:
- the LOC122976692 gene encoding uncharacterized protein LOC122976692 isoform X2 yields the protein METDSCEDDRTVVVSGVVDVLPVSRMIDKLTIHFQSCRRSHGGDVEVVRYPTNMDGVAFVTFDQAKDAERVVRKEQQIMVDDEFPEEYLLTVFPFTRDVYLYVPSATIDLSIFGSKQALLIQSLRADHRSLRFQPFLHDRKATIEGPFTAVQALREDLIRRASQLKSTFSAQTAAVKLRESPLNPRAISHHESVSSVSCSGSKANQEPVRSNGLSTPLQTTGETTEVQSLLSYAKTQMSATRQKVSYESLDARSLCDTDSNEEEKLGAQSSFKMPKPSCVITLEETGSSQSTTEYRTNQATKTNPRQVFREPEINAEIRSSLSRLVRLPAEEISAKQPGVDGISQKHTTLDRVSATKTRGENHLGSGYSSTDYLMESDQSSSAVTAKLLQTIMKDVSMSSETNAEDTRELSIVRPEDLKDKCIWVDSDTFRYIKKLERKELDRCLRGLDASVECVEGTDLTQILLTGKQNSKTASRVQHGLEELETLAEFWQSSLRVHWIHFDEDEQPEKEKLIQICDDVNFLFDDVLYMIEDCSIKVIGPSVSSYLFYRRVKDRITKLKDTFL from the exons ATGGAGACCGACTCCTGTGAGGACGACAGGACGGTGGTTGTGTCCGGTGTGGTCGACGTGCTGCCCGTCAGCAGGATGATTGACAAGCTGACTATTCATTTTCAAAGCTGCAGGAGGAGTCACGGAGGAGACGTCGAAGTCGTCAGATATCCCACCAACATGGACGGTGTCGCGTTTGTAACTTTTGACCAAGCTAAAG ATGCAGAGAGGGTGGTGCGAAAGGAGCAGCAAATCATGGTGGATGACGAGTTTCCTGAAGAGTATCTTCTCACCGTGTTCCCCTTTACCCGAGAT GTGTATCTCTATGTCCCGAGTGCAACAATCGATCTCTCCATATTTGGCAGCAAACAAGCACTACTGATTCAGAGTCTGCGGGCAGATCACAGGTCACTTCGTTTCCAGCCTTTTCTTCATGACAGGAAAGCCACCATTGAGGGGCCTTTCACTGCCGTCCAGGCCCTGCGAGAGGACCTCATCCGCAGGGCCAGCCAGCTTAAATCCACATTCTCAGCCCAAACTGCTGCCGTCAAACTAAGAGAAAGTCCTCTTAATCCAAGGGCAATATCACATCACGAGTCTGTCAGCTCTGTAAGCTGCAGCGGCTCTAAGGCTAATCAGGAACCAGTGCGCTCAAACGGCTTATCAACGCCACTGCAGACCACAGGTGAGACGACTGAAGTCCAAAGCCTGCTCTCATATGCAAAAACCCAAATGTCTGCCACCAGGCAAAAAGTTTCCTATGAGAGTTTGGATGCAAGGAGTCTTTGTGACACAGACAGTAATGAAGAGGAGAAGCTGGGAGCTCAGTCCAGCTTCAAAATGCCCAAACCCTCATGTGTAATCACACTGGAAGAAACAGGATCTTCACAAAGCACTACAGAATACAGAACTAATCAAGCTACTAAGACCAACCCCAGACAAGTGTTCAGGGAGCCCGAGATCAATGCAGAGATTAGATCTTCCTTATCACGCCTGGTCCGGCTCCCTGCGGAGGAAATATCAGCAAAACAGCCCGGAGTAGACGgtatttcacaaaaacacaccacacTAGACAGGGTTTCAGCAACCAAGACCAGAGGAGAGAATCATTTGGGGTCTGGCTACAGCAGCACTGACTATCTGATGGAATCAGATCAGAGCAGCTCAGCAGTCACCGCTAAGCTCCTCCAGACCATAATGAAAGATGTCTCGATGTCCTCGGAGACAAACGCTGAGGATACAAGAGAGCTGTCTATAGTCCGTCCAGAGGATCTGAAAGATAAATGCATCTGGGTCGACTCCGACACATTCAGATACATAAAAAAATTAGAAAGGAAGGAGTTGGACAGATGCTTGAGAGGCCTTGATGCATCCGTTGAGTGTGTAGAAGGAACAGACCTCACTCAGATATTGTTGACTGGGAAGCAAAACTCCAAGACAGCCTCCAGGGTCCAGCACGGTTTGGAAGAGCTCGAGACTTTGGCGGAGTTTTGGCAGTCAAGCTTAAGAGTTCATTGGATCCACTTTGATGAAGATGAGCAGCctgagaaagagaaactgaTTCAGATCTGCGATGATGTGAATTtcctgtttgatgatgttctttacATGATCGAGGATTGTTCCATAAAAGTCATCGGCCCTTCGGTATCTAGTTACCTGTTCTATAGGAGAGTGAAGGATAGAATTACTAAATTGAAAGACACATTCCTGTGA
- the LOC122976692 gene encoding uncharacterized protein LOC122976692 isoform X1, producing METDSCEDDRTVVVSGVVDVLPVSRMIDKLTIHFQSCRRSHGGDVEVVRYPTNMDGVAFVTFDQAKAEQYKLLADAERVVRKEQQIMVDDEFPEEYLLTVFPFTRDVYLYVPSATIDLSIFGSKQALLIQSLRADHRSLRFQPFLHDRKATIEGPFTAVQALREDLIRRASQLKSTFSAQTAAVKLRESPLNPRAISHHESVSSVSCSGSKANQEPVRSNGLSTPLQTTGETTEVQSLLSYAKTQMSATRQKVSYESLDARSLCDTDSNEEEKLGAQSSFKMPKPSCVITLEETGSSQSTTEYRTNQATKTNPRQVFREPEINAEIRSSLSRLVRLPAEEISAKQPGVDGISQKHTTLDRVSATKTRGENHLGSGYSSTDYLMESDQSSSAVTAKLLQTIMKDVSMSSETNAEDTRELSIVRPEDLKDKCIWVDSDTFRYIKKLERKELDRCLRGLDASVECVEGTDLTQILLTGKQNSKTASRVQHGLEELETLAEFWQSSLRVHWIHFDEDEQPEKEKLIQICDDVNFLFDDVLYMIEDCSIKVIGPSVSSYLFYRRVKDRITKLKDTFL from the exons ATGGAGACCGACTCCTGTGAGGACGACAGGACGGTGGTTGTGTCCGGTGTGGTCGACGTGCTGCCCGTCAGCAGGATGATTGACAAGCTGACTATTCATTTTCAAAGCTGCAGGAGGAGTCACGGAGGAGACGTCGAAGTCGTCAGATATCCCACCAACATGGACGGTGTCGCGTTTGTAACTTTTGACCAAGCTAAAG CAGAACAGTACAAACTCTTGGCAGATGCAGAGAGGGTGGTGCGAAAGGAGCAGCAAATCATGGTGGATGACGAGTTTCCTGAAGAGTATCTTCTCACCGTGTTCCCCTTTACCCGAGAT GTGTATCTCTATGTCCCGAGTGCAACAATCGATCTCTCCATATTTGGCAGCAAACAAGCACTACTGATTCAGAGTCTGCGGGCAGATCACAGGTCACTTCGTTTCCAGCCTTTTCTTCATGACAGGAAAGCCACCATTGAGGGGCCTTTCACTGCCGTCCAGGCCCTGCGAGAGGACCTCATCCGCAGGGCCAGCCAGCTTAAATCCACATTCTCAGCCCAAACTGCTGCCGTCAAACTAAGAGAAAGTCCTCTTAATCCAAGGGCAATATCACATCACGAGTCTGTCAGCTCTGTAAGCTGCAGCGGCTCTAAGGCTAATCAGGAACCAGTGCGCTCAAACGGCTTATCAACGCCACTGCAGACCACAGGTGAGACGACTGAAGTCCAAAGCCTGCTCTCATATGCAAAAACCCAAATGTCTGCCACCAGGCAAAAAGTTTCCTATGAGAGTTTGGATGCAAGGAGTCTTTGTGACACAGACAGTAATGAAGAGGAGAAGCTGGGAGCTCAGTCCAGCTTCAAAATGCCCAAACCCTCATGTGTAATCACACTGGAAGAAACAGGATCTTCACAAAGCACTACAGAATACAGAACTAATCAAGCTACTAAGACCAACCCCAGACAAGTGTTCAGGGAGCCCGAGATCAATGCAGAGATTAGATCTTCCTTATCACGCCTGGTCCGGCTCCCTGCGGAGGAAATATCAGCAAAACAGCCCGGAGTAGACGgtatttcacaaaaacacaccacacTAGACAGGGTTTCAGCAACCAAGACCAGAGGAGAGAATCATTTGGGGTCTGGCTACAGCAGCACTGACTATCTGATGGAATCAGATCAGAGCAGCTCAGCAGTCACCGCTAAGCTCCTCCAGACCATAATGAAAGATGTCTCGATGTCCTCGGAGACAAACGCTGAGGATACAAGAGAGCTGTCTATAGTCCGTCCAGAGGATCTGAAAGATAAATGCATCTGGGTCGACTCCGACACATTCAGATACATAAAAAAATTAGAAAGGAAGGAGTTGGACAGATGCTTGAGAGGCCTTGATGCATCCGTTGAGTGTGTAGAAGGAACAGACCTCACTCAGATATTGTTGACTGGGAAGCAAAACTCCAAGACAGCCTCCAGGGTCCAGCACGGTTTGGAAGAGCTCGAGACTTTGGCGGAGTTTTGGCAGTCAAGCTTAAGAGTTCATTGGATCCACTTTGATGAAGATGAGCAGCctgagaaagagaaactgaTTCAGATCTGCGATGATGTGAATTtcctgtttgatgatgttctttacATGATCGAGGATTGTTCCATAAAAGTCATCGGCCCTTCGGTATCTAGTTACCTGTTCTATAGGAGAGTGAAGGATAGAATTACTAAATTGAAAGACACATTCCTGTGA